A window from Betta splendens chromosome 1, fBetSpl5.4, whole genome shotgun sequence encodes these proteins:
- the gga3a gene encoding ADP-ribosylation factor-binding protein GGA3a, whose amino-acid sequence MAGDGESLESWLNKATNPSNRQEDWEYIMGFCDQINKELEGPQISVRLLAHKIQSPQEWEAMQALLVLEACMKNCGRRFHNEVGKFRFLNELIKVVSPKYLGEKVSETVKTKVIEMLYSWTLSLPDEAKICEAYQMLKSQGIVIGDPEISPDATLIPSPSPRPRNPVFDDEKKSKRLSELLKSKKPEDLQEANRLIKNMVKEDEVRMQKAVKLKSTLEAVSNSVKLLNEMLAHFSPDDSAEEDKELIKELYADCDKLRQSVFNLATETEDNDSSLGEILQASDDLSHCINSYKKIVEGQKINGETEEAQPPARRGTGSTHHSEILIDLTGLGVQSPSPAEQQPLAAPLPLPAGSLCGSAAADRQSENLHAPSAALSLLDEELLSLGLGEPVSTTPSLTNHGNLNQIQDSSQELHLFDTASSSGPTVCTPSLIPDVLSATVAPVTTVKSSTSSLSFPDPVFTTSPVSIETVSTQSVLFPPPNSSLLTSCVPAALSQSFSTASPAPQSTHVTGQKVSTSHGALQSPSSSLSHNLQDLALLDLGNAKIPHSTPIVMTDFGSLLAKTDGLPISSTLSSGTFFSTTSTCTPEKSVADDSPLLRSLSPLLTLSEASPARGQEASLASVFVPLDAIKPSKMCPVTAYDKNGVRLLLHFAADCPPGRPDVLVMVASMLNTAPLPVKGIVLQAAVPKTMKVRLQPPSGTELAPFNPILPPAAITQVMLLANPLKEKVRMRYKLTFLLGEQALTEVGEVNEFPPADEWGAL is encoded by the exons ATGGCGGGTGACGGAGAGTCGCTGGAGTCCTGGCTCA ACAAAGCCACCAACCCTTCTAACAGGCAGGAGGACTGGGAGTATATAATGGGATTTTGTGACCAAATCAATAAGGAGCTGGAAGG TCCACAAATATCCGTTAGACTGCTGGCTCACAAGATTCAGTCGCCTCAAGAATGGGAGGCCATGCAAGCGTTACTG GTTCTTGAGGCCTGTATGAAGAACTGTGGGCGCAGGTTTCACAATGAAGTTGGAAAATTTaggtttttaaatgaattaattaagGTGGTCTCACCCAAA TACTTGGGAGAAAAAGTATCAGAAACCGTGAAGACAAAAGTAATCGAGATGCTGTACAGTTGGACGCTGTCATTACCAGATGAAGCAAAGATCTGTGAAGCTTATCAGATGCTGAAATCGCAGG GTATTGTTATAGGTGACCCAGAAATTTCTCCTGATGCTACACTAATACCGTCGCCCTCTCCTCGACCCAGGAATCCTGTGTTTGATGATGAGAAGAAGAGTAAG AGACtatcagagctgctgaagagcAAAAAACCTGAAGATCTGCAAGAGGCTAATCGTCTTATCAAGAATATGGTGAAGGAG GATGAAGTCAGGATGCAGAAAGCTGTAAAGCTAAAAAGTACACTGGAGGCAGTCAGCAACAGTGTCAAACTCCTTAATGAGATGCTTGCTCACTTCAGCCCAGACGACTCTGCAGAAGAAGACAAGGAACTCATTAAG GAGCTTTATGCCGACTGTGACAAACTTAGGCAGTCAGTGTTTAACCTTGCTACTGAGACGGAAGATAATGACTCCAGTCTGG GAGAAATCCTGCAGGCCAGTGATGACCTCTCCCACTGTATTAATTCCTATAAGAAGATTGTGGAAGGACAGAAAATAAATGGAGAGACTGAAGAAGCACAACCACCAGCCAGACGAG GCACTGGCAGCACACACCATTCAGAGATTTTAATCGACCTGACTGGTCTAGGCGTCCAAAGCCCCTCTCCAGCGGAACAACAACCCCTGgccgctcctctgcctcttcctgcTGGCTCGCTgtgtggctctgctgctgctgaccgtCAGTCTGAAAACCTCCACGCACCCTCTGCTGCACTCTCTCTGCTGGATGAAGAACTACTGTCTTTAG GCCTTGGTGAACCTGTTTCTACTACACCTTCTTTAACAAACCATGGAAACCTCAATCAGATACAG GATTCCAGTCAGGAGTTGCATCTCTTTGACACTGCTTCATCTTCTGGTCCAACCGTTTGTACACCTTCACTTATTCCAGATGTCCTCTCTGCGACCGTTGCTCCAGTTACCACTGTCAAGTCCTCCACATCTTCCTTGAGCTTTCCTGATCCGGTCTTCACTACATCCCCTGTTTCTATAGAAACCGTTTCAACACAATCAGTCCTATTCCCACCTCCAAACAGTTCATTACTGACCTCCTGTGTGCCAGCTGCCTTGTCTCAGTCATTCAGCACGGCTTCTCCTGCTCCCCAATCTACACATGTCACAGGACAAAAGGTGTCTACTTCACATGGAGCTTTGCAGtctccttcatcttctctcAGTCACAATCTGCAAGATCTTGCCTTGCTGGATCTGGGCAATGCTAAAAT TCCACACAGTACACCCATTGTGATGACAGACTTCGGCAGCTTGCTGGCCAAGACTGATGGTCTCCCCATCTCTAGTACTTTGTCTAGCGGtacttttttttccacaacatcCACCTGCACACCAGAGAAGAGTGTGGCAGACGACAGCCCTCTTTTGcgctctctgtctcccctcCTAACCCTGAGCGAGGCTAGTCCAGCCAGGGGACAGGAAGCATCCCTGGCTAGTGTCTTTGTCCCATTGGATGCCATCAAGCCAA GTAAAATGTGTCCTGTGACAGCCTACGACAAGAATGGCGTCCGCCTACTGCTGCATTTTGCTGCCGACTGCCCACCAGGCAGACCTGACGTACTGGTGATGGTGGCATCCATGCTTAACACGGCCCCGTTGCCAGTCAAAGGCATTGTTCTGCAGGCTGCTGTACCCAAG ACCATGAAAGTGAGGTTGCAGCCACCATCGGGGACAGAGTTGGCTCCCTTTAACCCAATCCTTCCCCCTGCTGCCATCACTCAGGTCATGTTGCTTGCCAATCCTCTCAAG GAGAAAGTTCGCATGAGATACAAACTGACATTTCTGCTTGGAGAGCAGGCACTCACAGAGGTGGGGGAGGTGAACGAATTTCCACCCGCTGATGAATGGGGGGCTCTATAG
- the sumo2a gene encoding small ubiquitin like modifier 2a, protein MADEKPKEGVKMENNEHINLKVAGQDGSVVQFKIKRHTPLSKLMKAYCERQGLSMRQIRFRFDGQPINETDTPSQLEMEDEDTIDVFQQQTGGFCL, encoded by the exons ATGGCAGACGAAAAACCCAAG GAGGGAGTGAAGATGGAGAACAATGAGCACATCAACCTAAAGGTGGCAGGGCAGGATGGCTCAGTGGTGCAGTTCAAGATCAAAAGGCACACTCCTCTCAGCAAACTGATGAAAGCTTATTGTGAACGACAG GGTCTATCAATGAGACAAATACGATTTCGATTTGATGGTCAGCCCATCAATGAAACAGATACACCCTCGCAG CTAGAAATGGAGGATGAAGATACAATTGATGTGTTCCAACAGCAAACCGGAGGCTTTTGTCTTTAA
- the jpt1a gene encoding jupiter microtubule associated homolog 1a → MTTTTTFQGMEPGSKSSSRVLRPPGGGSNISFGADEEKPPVRKDKMASSVFAEPEDPYANRRNNPPGGKPTGVLCGEPSAPLRRGGNHNSSHPADAPAMDAEKPVRENEVSAVETEAVPEEAPAAEEPAGGLPSGRRNPPGGKSSLILG, encoded by the exons ATGACGACGACCACGACGTTTCAAGGAATGGAGCCCGGTTCTAAGAGCAGTTCCAG GGTTTTGCGCCCACCTGGTGGTGGCTCCAACATCTCATTCGGGGCAGATGAAGAGAAACCACCTGTTCGGAAAGATAAGATGGCCTCCAGTGTTTTTGCTGAACCAGAGGACCCCTACGCTAATCGAAGGAACAACCCTCCAG GCGGGAAGCCCACAGGTGTACTGTGTGGTGAACCATCAGCCCCGCTGAGGAGAGGGGGCAACCACAACAGCAGCCACCCTGCAGACGCCCCCGCCATG GATGCAGAGAAACCTGTACGTGAGAATG AAGTCAGCGCCGTGGAGACTGAAGCCGTTCCAGAGgaggctcctgcagctgaggagCCGGCTGGAGGACTGCCGTCCGGCCGCAGGAATCCACCCGGGGGCAAGTCCAGCCTCATCCTGGGTTGA
- the zgc:174863 gene encoding uncharacterized protein zgc:174863 isoform X1: MASIFTLFSAAVAVSVGFGDAQNEFVWVECKSNTGRFGHQSMLDCVIKTSEEVVDPKILTVTWRKAGDEDPLLVFNRGKLSSTKGYSFAQRSWNDKNMNISLLIANTEIQHEGEYTCRVFTDSGVGQKETKLSVTAAYKEPIITSNPMRFQQGQNLILTCATEGGFPQGELRWYVDKKTDWTKSATFQATPGPDGRFKLSSTLELLQGSTFSTYTCVVFNASNGKEEEVTFDINKSLPIHGPEPTEPLFNHSKWVAPVVVIGSLIVGLLLLLFFRRRCQKPRRPSTAPLMGEHETVPNAPPYDDDEAPDVEKGNYA; the protein is encoded by the exons ATGGCCTCCATTTTTACCCTGTTCTCAGCTGCTGTCGCCGTCAGTGTCGGCTTTGGAGATGCACAGAATG AGTTTGTGTGGGTTGAATGCAAATCCAACACGGGGCGGTTCGGCCATCAGTCAATGCTGGACTGTGTCATCAAGACCTCAGAGGAAGTAGTAGATCCTAAAATCCTGACGGTCACGTGGAGGAAAGCGGGAGATGAGGATCCTTTGCTGGTGTTCAACAGAGGGAAGCTTTCGTCCACAAAAGGCTATAGTTTTGCCCAACGGTCCTGGAATGATAAGAACATGAACATCTCGCTGCTCATCGCTAATACTGAAATACAGCATGAAGGAGAGTACACCTGCAGGGTGTTTACAGACAGTGGTGTCGGCCAGAAAGAGACCAAGCTCAGTGTGACAG CCGCGTACAAGGAACCAATTATAACTTCGAACCCAATGAGGTTTCAACAAGGCCAAAATCTCATCCTGACCTGTGCCACGGAGGGCGGCTTCCCCCAAGGGGAACTGCGCTGGTACGTCGACAAGAAAACCGACTGGACAAAAAGCGCCACGTTTCAGGCGACTCCGGGACCGGACGGCCGCTTTAAGCTGTCCAGCACGCTGGAACTGCTGCAAGGATCCACCTTCTCCACCTACACCTGCGTAGTGTTCAACGCCAGCAAcggaaaagaggaagaagtcACGTTTGACATCAATAAATCATTACCAATCCATGGCCCAGAACCTACAG AACCCTTATTCAACCACTCCAAATGGGTCGCGCCTGTGGTGGTCATCGGGTCCCTGATCgtcggcctgctgctgctgctgttcttcagACGCCGATGTCAAA AGCCTCGGAGGCCGTCGACAGCACCGCTCATGG GTGAGCATGAAACGGTACCAAACGCTCCACCATACGACGATGACGAAGCACCTGATGTTGAGAAAG GCAATTATGCGTAG
- the zgc:174863 gene encoding uncharacterized protein zgc:174863 isoform X2 produces the protein MASIFTLFSAAVAVSVGFGDAQNEFVWVECKSNTGRFGHQSMLDCVIKTSEEVVDPKILTVTWRKAGDEDPLLVFNRGKLSSTKGYSFAQRSWNDKNMNISLLIANTEIQHEGEYTCRVFTDSGVGQKETKLSVTAAYKEPIITSNPMRFQQGQNLILTCATEGGFPQGELRWYVDKKTDWTKSATFQATPGPDGRFKLSSTLELLQGSTFSTYTCVVFNASNGKEEEVTFDINKSLPIHGPEPTEPLFNHSKWVAPVVVIGSLIVGLLLLLFFRRRCQSEHETVPNAPPYDDDEAPDVEKGNYA, from the exons ATGGCCTCCATTTTTACCCTGTTCTCAGCTGCTGTCGCCGTCAGTGTCGGCTTTGGAGATGCACAGAATG AGTTTGTGTGGGTTGAATGCAAATCCAACACGGGGCGGTTCGGCCATCAGTCAATGCTGGACTGTGTCATCAAGACCTCAGAGGAAGTAGTAGATCCTAAAATCCTGACGGTCACGTGGAGGAAAGCGGGAGATGAGGATCCTTTGCTGGTGTTCAACAGAGGGAAGCTTTCGTCCACAAAAGGCTATAGTTTTGCCCAACGGTCCTGGAATGATAAGAACATGAACATCTCGCTGCTCATCGCTAATACTGAAATACAGCATGAAGGAGAGTACACCTGCAGGGTGTTTACAGACAGTGGTGTCGGCCAGAAAGAGACCAAGCTCAGTGTGACAG CCGCGTACAAGGAACCAATTATAACTTCGAACCCAATGAGGTTTCAACAAGGCCAAAATCTCATCCTGACCTGTGCCACGGAGGGCGGCTTCCCCCAAGGGGAACTGCGCTGGTACGTCGACAAGAAAACCGACTGGACAAAAAGCGCCACGTTTCAGGCGACTCCGGGACCGGACGGCCGCTTTAAGCTGTCCAGCACGCTGGAACTGCTGCAAGGATCCACCTTCTCCACCTACACCTGCGTAGTGTTCAACGCCAGCAAcggaaaagaggaagaagtcACGTTTGACATCAATAAATCATTACCAATCCATGGCCCAGAACCTACAG AACCCTTATTCAACCACTCCAAATGGGTCGCGCCTGTGGTGGTCATCGGGTCCCTGATCgtcggcctgctgctgctgctgttcttcagACGCCGATGTCAAA GTGAGCATGAAACGGTACCAAACGCTCCACCATACGACGATGACGAAGCACCTGATGTTGAGAAAG GCAATTATGCGTAG
- the LOC114855951 gene encoding uncharacterized protein LOC114855951: protein MLLLCWSPLLLCLCLRAENVAVIRAPGENVTLRCSLDGCARSAHGYVGMYLYRYAGSREEVLYYHGVDGADKVSARGRYTRRVEKQGSLRSHGISIRELTARDSGVYSCVYKQTPQDETTCNVYTLAVSDAAPSPASPEHPPTNPPHGDTHAWPPLALVTPAAVLLSVLLTLLFVKVLVPSVKHWASSSRRARSGSLDPSEYVYEVMTKNGLQAAAPNPYDAA, encoded by the exons atgctgctgctgtgctggtcgcctctgctgctctgcctctgcctccgcGCAG AGAACGTCGCCGTCATCCGGGCACCGGGCGAGAACGTCACCCTGCGGTGCTCCCTGGACGGATGCGCCCGCAGCGCCCACGGCTACGTCGGCATGTACCTGTACAGGTACGCCGGCAGCCGGGAGGAGGTGCTGTACTACCACGGCGTGGACGGAGCGGACAAGGTCTCCGCGCGGGGCAGATACACGCGCCGGGTCGAGAAGCAGGGATCCCTGCGGAGCCACGGCATCAGCATCCGCGAGCTGACGGCGCGCGACTCCGGCGTCTACAGCTGCGTGTACAAGCAGACGCCGCAGGACGAGACCACGTGCAACGTGTACACGCTGGCAGTGAGCGACGCAG CTCCCTCTCCAGCGTCTCCCGAGCATCCTCCCACGAACCCCCCCCACGGCGACACCCACGCGTGGCCGCCGCTGGCGCTGGTGACACCCGCCGCCGTCCTGCTCAGCGTGCTGCTGACCCTGCTCTTCGTCAAGGTCCTGGTCCCGTCG GTGAAACACtgggccagcagcagcagaagggcGAGAAGCGGCTCCTTGGACCCCAGCGAGTACGTGTATGAGGTCATGACTAAGAACGGCCTCCAGGCTGCGGCACCCAACCCGTACGACGCCGCTTAG